A segment of the uncultured Desulfobulbus sp. genome:
CGGAGTGCCGGGAACGGCATGGGCGGAGAGGGCGGAATAGAGCACCACAGAGGCCGCAGTGGTCGGGCCGGAGACCAATAGCCAGGAAGAACCGTACAGGGCCGCTATCACCGCCGGAATCATGCCGGTATAGAGCCCGTATTCCGGGGGCATGCCGGCAATCGTCGCAAAGGCTACCCCCTGAGGCAGGGCGACGATCGCTCCGGTGAGGCCGGCAACCAGGTCGGCGCGCATGGTCGTACGGTTGACCAGGGGCCACCATTTGCGAAAGGGAAAAAGCGTATTACGCCAGCCGCGTTTTTCGGGAATGCCGCACCCCGCCGGAGCCGTTGCCATGATGATCCCTCCTGTGAGACCGTGAGGATAGACGCTTTCTAGCTTTTGAAAATGATTCTTGTCTCCTTTTTTGGTGTAGCACATTTTGGGCGACGAGCCAATCAGATGATGGCTTCGTTTAAAAGTCAACAACCGTGAAAAACACGTATTGTGAAATCAGTATGTTGCGAAGGTTATAACGCCCTTCTCCAAGCGAATTGCGTGAATGATCAAAGGATGGCTTACAGATACTTGGCGCGGAGCGTCTTCTTGTCGATTTTGCCCACGCTGGTCTTGTCGATACTCGCCACCACCTTGACCTTGATCAGCATGGCCTGTTTGGACAGCAGCCCTTTTTCAATGAACTGATTGAGATGGCTCACAAGTTGCCGAGGGGTGGGGGCGACCGCCTCTTCCTTGGCAACAACCAGCGCCAAAGGGCGTTCTCCCCATTTTTTATCGAGCATACCGATCACCGCCACCTCGGCAACCGCCGGATGCAGGCCGATCACATCCTCAAGCTCCAGGGAACTGAGCCATTCGCCGCCGGTTTTTATGACATCCTTGATGCGGTCGGTGATGGTCACATACCGATCGTTATTGATGTTGGCCACGTCTCCGGTGTGCAGATAGCCCCCCTTCCACAGATTTTCCGAGTTGCGCTGATCCTTGAGATACCCCTGGGTCAACCAGGGAGAGCGCACCACCAGCTCGCCCACCTGTTCGCCGTCCTTGGGGATCTCATTCATCTCCTCATCCACCAGGCGCATCTGGACCATGGGGATCGGGCGGCCGGTCTTGCAGCGCAGCGCCACCTCCGCATCCTGATCCAGATCTTCTCGATTTACGTGGGAAATGGTGAGGATCGGGCAGGTTTCCGACATGCCGTAGCCGGTAAAGGCATCCACCCCTCGTTCCAGTATTTTGGCGCACATGGCCTTGGTCAGGGCTGAGCCGCCGATCAGGACTTTCCACCGGGACAGATCGGTTTCAACAAAGTTGGGATGATTGATCAGCATGTGCATGATCGTGGGCACACAGTGGGAGAAGGTCACCCCTTCACCGGCAATGAGCTGGAGGATGGGGCCAGGGGCATATTTGCCGGGATAGACCTGCTTTACCCCCAGCGAAGTGGCCACGTAGGGCAGGCCCCATGCGTGCACATGGAACATCGGCGTGAGCGGCATGTAGACATCCTCCTGATGGAACCTGCCCTGTACGGCGGGTGTTCCCAGGGCGGCAAGATTGGCCAGGGTATGGAGGACCAGCTGACGGTGGCTGAAATAGACGCCCTTGGGCATGCCGGTGGTGCCGGTGGTGTAAAAGGTGGTTGCCCGGGTGTTTTCGTCGAAATCGACAAACTCGAAAGACTCTTCGGAGCGGGCCAGCAGATCCTCGTACTCGCCGGCGAGCGGCAGGGTGGTCTGGGGCAGCTCGTCCAGATCGGAGAGGAGCACATATTTTTTGACCGTGTCGATCCGTCCTTTGATCTGCTCCAATATGGGAAGGAACTCATCGTTGACCAGAAGGTAATCGTCCTCGGCATGGTCGACGGTATAGAGGATCTGCTCCGGGGAGAGACGGACATTGATCGTGTGCAGTACCGCACCGAGCATGGGGACGGCGAAAAAGCATTCCAGGTAGCGGTGGGAATCCCAGTCCATGACCGCAACCGTATCCCCCGGCTTGACCCCGAGATCGGTGAGGGCATTGGCCAGGCGGTGGACCCGACTGCGCATATCCGCATAGGTGTAGCGCAACTGATCGCGATAGACGATTTCCTGCCCGGGATTGTCGACTGTGGGGGCAAGAAAGAGGTTCTTGATGAGCAGAGGATAGTCGTAGGCCGAGGCGGTTCGTTGGATCAGGGTGGCAGTCATGGGAGTTCCTTTGTTGGTTACCGACAAGCACTTTTTTCGGGGAAATTCGGGTGTTCACCAATACTGAACCAAACCTCGCTTGTCAAACAGGTTTGTCGGTTTTTCGCCTCGATTTTTCCCGCCACCTGATGGCCTGCGCCTGCCCCCGAGCCCCTTCTGGGCTTAAGGTTCTTTGGGCTCCTGTTGTATTTTTACTTTTTTGTGTTTTTTTTCGGTTTTTGCGCACCGATTTGTGCTGTTTTTTCTGCCGACAGCGTCCTGCCTTGTGTCTCGAATTTTTCAAACTCTAAGAAAATGCAATGGAATCGGAGGGTTCGAATTTTATTAAAGCCAGGCATAGTTTTTGTTTATTGTAGGAAGTTTTGGTTAAAAGTTAATAACAAATTCCGGAGGACGAACAATGAGGCTGGCTTCTAAAATTCTGTTGGGCGCAGTCATGCTGCTGATGATTTCCTGCAACATCTACGCGGAAACGCTCAAGATTGCCTACAGTGACTGGCCTGGCTGGGTGGCCTGGGACATTGCCCAGCGCAAAGGGTTTTTCAAAAAGCACGGCGTTGAGGTGGAGCTAGAATGGTTTGAATACATGGCTTCCATGGATGCCTTTGCCGCCGGCAAGGTGGATGCGGTCTGTGTGGCCAACGGCGATGCCCTGGTGCTCTCCGCCTCCGGCGCCAAGAACGTGATGATCCTGGTCAACGACTTCAGTAACGGCAACGACAAGATCGTGGCCAAACCGGGGCTCGCATCGGTCAAGGATCTCAAGGGCAAAAAAATCGGGGTCGAGCTGGGCGTGGTCAGCCACCTGCTGCTGATCAACGCGCTCAAGGAAAACGGCATGACCGACAAGGATGTGACCCTGGTCAACGTACCCACCCACCAGACCGCGCAGGTCCTGGCCTCGGGGGATGTCGATGCCATCGTCGCCTGGCAGCCCAACTCAGGTCAGGCCCTGAAATCCGTGCCCGGTTCCACCGCCGTCTACACCAGCGCCAATGCCCCTGGCCTGATCTACGATACCCTCACCGTAGCTCCCGGGTCGCTTATGAAAAACCGGGCCGAGTGGCAGAAGGTGGTCGCCGCCTGGTACGACGTGGTCGACTACATGCAGAACCCGGCCAACGAAAAAGAAATGCTGGAAATTCTTTCTTCGCGCGTCGATCTCAAGCCCGAGGAGTACAAACCCTTTCTCTTGGGAACCAAAATACTCACCCTCCCGGAATCCCTGGCCGTGCTTAAATCCGCCGACAACCTCGGCAGCCTCTACGGGTCCAGCGAGAACGTGAACACCTTCTTTGTCGCCAACAAGGTCTATGCCGAGCCGGTCAAGGTCAAGAAAACCATCGACAGCTCCTTTACCAAAGCCCTGAGCAAATAAGCACAAAGGAAGAACGCCCCATGTCCTGGTTCATCATTCAGAAGGAGCTGCCGCCGAGAAAACGGGCCGTGCTGATGCTGCTCTCATTCGTGCTGCCGGTTGTACTCTGGTCGGTGGTCAGTTATGTGCCCTTTGTCTGGCATCCCATGGTGGAGATCACCAACCCTGGCGACAGTCCCTATCTGGAGAAAGGGCAACTCATCAAGCGGGATGTCTTTGTCCAGGAAAACCAGCGGCTGCGCGAAAACGGTGACGCGCCGATTGCAGGTTTTCGCGCCAATCCGGTCTATCTGCCGCCGCCGCACAAGGTTTTGATCGCGGTCTACACCGCCTTCAAGACCCCGCCGCGGCGGCCGAGCGAGCCCTGGCTCCACCAGAGTCTGGGCCACAGTATCCGCGTGGTGTTTTACGGCTTTCTCCTCTCTTCGGTGATCGGCGTTCCCCTGGGCATCTTTTGCGGCGTGTTCTCCTTTTTTTCGAAGCTGTTCGAACCCTTTTTCGAGTTCTTTCGCTACATGCCGGCGCCGGTCTTCGGCGCCCTGGCGGTGGCCATCCTCGGGATCAACGACGGTCCGAAAATCGCGATCATCTTCATCGGCACCTTTTTTCAGCAGGTCCTGGTGATCGCCAACACCACCCGGCAACTGCCGCCGTCTCTGTTGGAGGCTGCCCAGACCCTGGGAGCCAAGGGCGGAACCCTGATGCGCAAGGTGGTGCTGCCGGCGATTGCGCCCACGGTCTTCTTGGATATGCGGATTCTCCTCGGCTGGGCCTGGACCTACCTGATCGTCGCCGAGGTCATCGGTACCAGCACCGGCATCACCTGGTTCATCACCCAGCAGGCCAAGTACCTGGTCTACGAGAATGTCTATGCCGCCATTTTGCTCATTGGGGTGATCGGCCTGGGCACCGACATGTTGCTTGCCTGGATCGGGCGTAACGTCTTTGTGTGGAGCGGTGGCAAGCGGGGCCCCTTCTTCCAGTTCCTCCATGAGTTGGTCACCGGCCCCTGGGATGAACCCTTCACCTTTGTTCAAAAGAGAATGGAACGCAATGCACGCAATAGAACTGCCCAGTTATAAACAGCAGAGCCCCAAGGTCGCCGATCGTTTCGCCCGCCTCAAACAGCGCGAAGTCATTATGGAGGCCGATGGAATCAGCCGCGTCTTTTCCACCGAGAAGGGGGAGGTGACCGCCCTGGATAATGTCTCCTTCAAGGCCTACCGGCGCGAGTTCCTTTCCGTGATCGGGCCTTCTGGCTGCGGCAAATCGACCTTGATTCGCATTCTCTCCGGGCTTGATCAGGCCACCTCCGGCGAGGTGCTGCTCGATGGTCGGCCGGTGTCAGAGCCGGGGCCGGAGCGGGGCATGGTCTTTCAGGGGTACACCCTCTTTCCCTGGTTGACGGTCAAGAAAAACGTGATGTTCGGCCTGGAAATCGCCGGCAAGGGAAGGGCCACCTCCGAGTCGGAAGCCCTGCAGTGGATCGAGATGGTCGGCCTGGCCGACTTTGCAGGCCATTATCCCGATCAGTTGTCCGGCGGCATGAAGCAACGGGTGGCCATAGCCCGCGCCCTGGCCAATCAGCCGCGGGTGCTGTTGATGGACGAGCCCTTCGGCGCCCTCGATGCCCAGACCCGCGCCCGGATGCAGTCCTACCTGATGCAGATCTGGCGCAATGTCGACATTACCATTATCTTCATCACCCACGACCTGGATGAGGCGGTGTATCTCTCCGACCGCATCCTCGTCCTCGATGCCCATCCCGGGCGGGTGCGGGAGATGGTGGAGGTGCCGGTGGAACAACCGCGTACACCGGCGCAGCATCTCAGCCCGGAATTTCTCGCCACCAAGAACCATATCGAAAGCCTGATTCACCCGGCAAGCGAGGTTGAAGACACCCTGCCCATGATCCGTCTGACCCAGGTGCAGGACGAGGTTTTTTGAAATGATTGTCATCAAAATTGTCGTTCTCGTAAAAAGCCACGAAAACGACGTTTCTTGCCTTCTAACGTATTGATTTGACTAACCGTGATTTCTCAGCTTGTGACTTTTTACGAGGCTGTCAAAATTGATGGCTTCGTAAAAAATCAAAAGCCTGAATATCACGCATCGTGCAATCGGCAACTTGCGAAGCTCGAAACCTCGTTCTCGGGCCTTGTTACGAGAACGACAAAACTCAGCTTGAAAAAATGAGATCTCTCCCTTCGGTCGAGATGACACCCGGGTGGCGTGACACTCCTCGGATCGAACCGTAATTTCGATGTCATCCCGAACGAATGTGAGGGATCTCAAAACCGGGGCCACGGCATACAGATGAAACGGAAAACCAACAAAACCGACAAAGTGCAGCGGATCAGCATTTCCCTGCCCGATAGCCTGATCAGCGAGCTGGATCAGCTGGTGGAAGAGGGAGTTTACGGCAATCGCAGTCAGGCAGTGGCGCAGATGGTGCGCAACAGCCTGCTTGATATGCATCTCCAGCAGGAGGATCAGGTCATGGCCGGAACCGTTACCCTGGTCTACGACGAGTCCCGGCCGACCCTCCGTTCCCAGCTGGTGCAGATCCAGCGCAACCATATCGATACGGTGATTTCCTCGCTCAACGTCCTGTTGGAAAATCACCATTCACTTGAGGTGCTCCAGGTCCAGGGGCCGGTGCGCACGCTGAACACGATTGTTCAAGAAATTCGAGCCTGCAAAGGGGTGGAGAGTTGCAAGGTTGCCCTGACCACCACCATCATGCCCCCGATTCACGGGCCAAAAGGAGAAGAAAATGCGTCAGTCTGACAAGAATACAGTGTTGTACGAAAAAGTGATCGCCGGCGGCTGGAACTGGTCGCATGTGGTCAAGAGGGGCACGGCCCTACGGATCGAGGATATGGAGGGCGGTGCCAATGTGAGCGGACT
Coding sequences within it:
- a CDS encoding ABC transporter ATP-binding protein; translation: MHAIELPSYKQQSPKVADRFARLKQREVIMEADGISRVFSTEKGEVTALDNVSFKAYRREFLSVIGPSGCGKSTLIRILSGLDQATSGEVLLDGRPVSEPGPERGMVFQGYTLFPWLTVKKNVMFGLEIAGKGRATSESEALQWIEMVGLADFAGHYPDQLSGGMKQRVAIARALANQPRVLLMDEPFGALDAQTRARMQSYLMQIWRNVDITIIFITHDLDEAVYLSDRILVLDAHPGRVREMVEVPVEQPRTPAQHLSPEFLATKNHIESLIHPASEVEDTLPMIRLTQVQDEVF
- the nikR gene encoding nickel-responsive transcriptional regulator NikR — encoded protein: MKRKTNKTDKVQRISISLPDSLISELDQLVEEGVYGNRSQAVAQMVRNSLLDMHLQQEDQVMAGTVTLVYDESRPTLRSQLVQIQRNHIDTVISSLNVLLENHHSLEVLQVQGPVRTLNTIVQEIRACKGVESCKVALTTTIMPPIHGPKGEENASV
- a CDS encoding ABC transporter permease subunit yields the protein MSWFIIQKELPPRKRAVLMLLSFVLPVVLWSVVSYVPFVWHPMVEITNPGDSPYLEKGQLIKRDVFVQENQRLRENGDAPIAGFRANPVYLPPPHKVLIAVYTAFKTPPRRPSEPWLHQSLGHSIRVVFYGFLLSSVIGVPLGIFCGVFSFFSKLFEPFFEFFRYMPAPVFGALAVAILGINDGPKIAIIFIGTFFQQVLVIANTTRQLPPSLLEAAQTLGAKGGTLMRKVVLPAIAPTVFLDMRILLGWAWTYLIVAEVIGTSTGITWFITQQAKYLVYENVYAAILLIGVIGLGTDMLLAWIGRNVFVWSGGKRGPFFQFLHELVTGPWDEPFTFVQKRMERNARNRTAQL
- a CDS encoding ABC transporter substrate-binding protein, with product MRLASKILLGAVMLLMISCNIYAETLKIAYSDWPGWVAWDIAQRKGFFKKHGVEVELEWFEYMASMDAFAAGKVDAVCVANGDALVLSASGAKNVMILVNDFSNGNDKIVAKPGLASVKDLKGKKIGVELGVVSHLLLINALKENGMTDKDVTLVNVPTHQTAQVLASGDVDAIVAWQPNSGQALKSVPGSTAVYTSANAPGLIYDTLTVAPGSLMKNRAEWQKVVAAWYDVVDYMQNPANEKEMLEILSSRVDLKPEEYKPFLLGTKILTLPESLAVLKSADNLGSLYGSSENVNTFFVANKVYAEPVKVKKTIDSSFTKALSK
- a CDS encoding fatty acid--CoA ligase — its product is MTATLIQRTASAYDYPLLIKNLFLAPTVDNPGQEIVYRDQLRYTYADMRSRVHRLANALTDLGVKPGDTVAVMDWDSHRYLECFFAVPMLGAVLHTINVRLSPEQILYTVDHAEDDYLLVNDEFLPILEQIKGRIDTVKKYVLLSDLDELPQTTLPLAGEYEDLLARSEESFEFVDFDENTRATTFYTTGTTGMPKGVYFSHRQLVLHTLANLAALGTPAVQGRFHQEDVYMPLTPMFHVHAWGLPYVATSLGVKQVYPGKYAPGPILQLIAGEGVTFSHCVPTIMHMLINHPNFVETDLSRWKVLIGGSALTKAMCAKILERGVDAFTGYGMSETCPILTISHVNREDLDQDAEVALRCKTGRPIPMVQMRLVDEEMNEIPKDGEQVGELVVRSPWLTQGYLKDQRNSENLWKGGYLHTGDVANINNDRYVTITDRIKDVIKTGGEWLSSLELEDVIGLHPAVAEVAVIGMLDKKWGERPLALVVAKEEAVAPTPRQLVSHLNQFIEKGLLSKQAMLIKVKVVASIDKTSVGKIDKKTLRAKYL